A part of Thalassophryne amazonica chromosome 3, fThaAma1.1, whole genome shotgun sequence genomic DNA contains:
- the rbp7b gene encoding retinoid-binding protein 7, which translates to MFKLPESREAHASSMSLTYNGTWDIVSNDNFEGYMVALGVDFATRKIASMLKPQKVIKQDGDCFTIRTFTTFRNYECSFKIGEEFKEVTKGMDNRSCQTVVNWENEKLVCVQRGEKKNRGWTHWIQGDELHLELTCEDQVCKQVYKRTL; encoded by the exons ATGTTCAAGTTGCCTGAGTCCAGAGAGGCACACGCGTCCAGCATGTCTCTGACCTACAACGGGACGTGGGACATTGTCAGCAATGACAACTTTGAGGGATACATGGTTGCTCTTG GCGTTGATTTTGCAACACGCAAGATTGCAAGCATGCTGAAGCCTCAGAAGGTTATTAAGCAAGACGGAGACTGTTTCACAATCAGAACGTTCACTACCTTCAGAAACTATGAGTGTTCCTTCAAAATTGGAGAAGAGTTCAAAGAGGTGACTAAAGGAATGGACAACAGAAGCTGTCAG aCTGTGGTTAACTGGGAAAATGAAAAGCTGGTATGTGTTCAGAGAGGAGAGAAGAAGAACCGAGGATGGACTCACTGGATTCAGGGAGATGAGCTTCATCTG gaACTTACCTGTGAGGATCAAGTCTGCAAGCAGGTTTACAAAAGGACTTTGTGA
- the LOC117506739 gene encoding uncharacterized protein LOC117506739 encodes MLLYLLVFMAYHSSRWIPRHQRLKFQIVNAVFTALVLVPQLFVMRRPSSSRYCKQPLLNNLSAFTALSFIASGYSVTFTLIDPVPQSLWASFHVFGLLSFGQGLCTVILTLTAAACAKTTPELYYMSLILTVASLLSTGLFVGKGGVWLTNKLNVFDQSRNNEP; translated from the exons ATGCTTCTCTACTTGTTAGTCTTCATGGCGTATCACAGCAGCAGATGGATACCGAGGCATCAGAGATTAAAGTT TCAAATAGTAAACGCAGTGTTCACGGCACTCGTTCTGGTGCCTCAGCTCTTCGTCATGAGAAG GCCAAGCTCCTCAAGATACTGTAAGCAGCCTCTTCTGAACAACTTATCAGCCTTCACCGCCTTGTCCTTCATTGCTTCAG GTTATTCAGTAACATTCACGCTGATCGATCCAGTTCCTCAGAGCTTGTGGGCCTCCTTCCATGTCTTTGGACTGTTATCATTTGGCCAAGGACTATGTACTGTGATCCTGACCCTGACTGCAGCAGCatgt GCCAAAACCACCCCTGAACTGTACTACATGTCTCTGATCCTAACAGTGGCTTCTCTTCTCAGCACAG GTTTGTTTGTGGGGAAAGGAGGAGTCTGGCTGACAAACAAACTGAACGTATTTGACCAGAGCAGAAACAACGAGCCATAA
- the h6pd gene encoding GDH/6PGL endoplasmic bifunctional protein, with amino-acid sequence MLQDQNMFATLVLLVVTLCAQGESSKEPHKPGHVSVVVVGGTGDLAKKYLWQSFFHLYVNQVSSGHTFSFYAGGLSPTDKNTPVFFEILKTVTCSKDVPQERCALLKEQFLRLAQYRQLKTVEDYQELAKHVEQQLKQEGMVEAGRLFYLSVPAFTYADIADKINHSCRRTSGAWLRVVLEKPFGHDYRSAQILASQLGSSLKEEEMYRIDHYLGKQVVSKILPFRMENKEFLDPIWNKNYIERIEIVLKETLNVKGRIPFYDQYGVIRDVIQNHLTEVMTLLTMRLPMNLSSSEEVLQNKLRIFSSMLPLGKKQAVIGQYQAYKTEVEKELNNTKNYVSHIPTFAAIVAHIDLAQYDGVPIFMMSGKMLDERVGYARVLFKNDIFCVQNQNSIPCKSKQIVFYFGHGALQYQAILVSKNLFKPVLINSEWKEVTEHTDVNVLGLPISDYYVHTPKVQKDAYAELISHIFAGRKNCFISTENLLASWSFWTPLLNSLDHAFPRIYPGGAGNGHILDVSLKGRNIDYTNEVIIISPDQMSSTSVDSFQVVQGKYRSADMVSAWAEALVERLAVDIEEAAEAAVREGEVFHLALSGGSTPLALFHRLALYHFSFPWRNTHVWMVDERCVPPTEFDSNFYSLHDHLLQHVRIPYYNMHPMPVQLNQRLCVEEDGGTLLYEKEISKWVNGSSFHFVLLGVGYDGHTASLFPGKKSDGLEKCLVALTESPAKPHQRMSLTLTAINRARKVALLVMGKGKHELIIQMSRSKDNPEKWPVTGVKPTDGKLVWYIDYDALLG; translated from the exons ATGCTTCAGGACCAGAACATGTTTGCAACTCTGGTTCTGCTCGTGGTCACTCTGTGTGCTCAGGGTGAAAGCAGCAAGGAGCCACACAAACCTGGTCACGTTTCAGTGGTGGTCGTGGGAGGCACAGGTGATTTGGCTAAGAAGTACCTGTGGCAAAGTTTTTTCCATCTGTATGTGAACCAGGTCAGCAGTGGACACACCTTCTCTTTCTATGCTGGAGGACTTTCACCTACAGACAAAAACACGCCAGTCTTCTTTGAAATACTAAAGACCGTGACTTGTTCGAAGGATGTACCTCAGGAACGATGTGCTCTTTTGAAAGAGCAATTCCTAAGACTCGCACAGTATCGACAGTTGAAGACCGTAGAAGACTACCAGGAGCTGGCCAAGCACGTTGAGCAGCAACTTAAACAAGAGGGAATGGTGGAGGCAGGGAGACTCTTCTACCTCTCAGTACCAGCCTTCACTTATGCAGACATTGCAGATAAAATTAATCATAGCTGCAGACGAACCAGCGGCGCATGGCTGAGAGTGGTGCTGGAGAAGCCTTTTGGTCACGACTACAGGAGTGCACAAATTCTAGCTTCTCAACTCGGAAGCTCCTTGAAGGAAGAAGAAATGTACAGAATTGACCATTACTTGGGGAAGCAG GTTGTTTCAAAGATACTTCCATTCAGAATGGAGAACAAGGAGTTTCTGGATCCCATTTGGAACAAGAACTATATCGAGAGAATAGAAATTGTATTGAAAGAAACCCTGAATGTTAAAG GCCGTATTCCCTTCTATGATCAGTATGGGGTGATCAGAGATGTTATCCAAAACCACCTGACAGAAGTCATGACCCTGCTGACCATGAGGCTTCCCATGAATCTGAGCAGCAGTGAAGAAGTTCTCCAAAACAAGCTGAGAATCTTCAGTTCCATGCTGCCTTTAGGAAAGAAGCAAGCTGTGATAGGCCAGTACCAGGCCTACAAAACAGAAGTTGAGAAGGAGCTAAATAATACGAAGAATTACGTTAGCCACATACCAACATTTGCTG cGATTGTGGCGCACATTGACTTGGCTCAGTATGACGGCGTGCCAATATTTATGATGTCGGGGAAGATGTTAGACGAGCGAGTCGGGTATGCACGAGTTCTTTTCAAGAATGACATCTTTTGTGTTCAAAACCAGAACAGCATTCCCTGCAAATCCAAACAGATCGTTTTCTACTTTGGACACGGCGCCCTTCAATATCAAGCCATTCTTGTGAGTAAGAATTTATTCAAGCCAGTTTTAATCAACAGCGAGTGGAAGGAGGTGACGGAACATACAGATGTCAATGTGCTGGGTTTACCCATTTCAGACTACTATGTGCATACTCCAAAAGTGCAGAAAGACGCTTATGCAGAACTTATCTCTCACATCTTTGCTGGACGCAAAAATTGTTTTATTAGTACTGAAAACCTCCTGGCTTCCTGGAGCTTTTGGACACCCCTGCTTAATAGCCTAGACCACGCTTTCCCACGCATTTACCCAGGAGGTGCTGGCAATGGCCACATCTTGGATGTCTCTCTGAAAGGGAGAAACATTGACTACACAAATGAAGTTATAATAATCAGCCCTGATCAAATGAGCAGCACATCAGTGGACAGTTTCCAGGTGGTACAAGGCAAATATCGTAGTGCTGACATGGTATCTGCCTGGGCTGAGGCACTAGTTGAGAGGTTAGCTGTCGACATAGAGGAAGCAGCTGAAGCAGCAGTGAGAGAGGGTGAGGTCTTCCACCTTGCCCTGTCTGGAGGTTCTACTCCCCTAGCACTGTTCCACAGATTGGCCCTGTACCACTTCTCCTTCCCCTGGAGGAACACCCACGTGTGGATGGTGGATGAGCGCTGTGTGCCACCAACTGAATTTGATTCCAATTTCTATAGCTTGCATGACCATCTGCTGCAACATGTGAGGATTCCTTATTACAACATGCACCCCATGCCAGTGCAACTCAACCAGCGTTTATGCGTGGAGGAGGACGGAGGCACATTGCTGTATGAGAAAGAGATCAGCAAGTGGGTAAATGGATCCAGCTTCCATTTTGTACTCTTGGGAGTTGGTTATGATGGCCACACAGCCTCTCTGTTCCCTGGCAAAAAATCAGATGGCCTTGAGAAATGTCTGGTAGCCCTCACTGAGAGCCCCGCCAAACCTCACCAGCGTATGAGCCTGACTCTCACTGCTATTAACCGTGCCAGAAAGGTTGCTCTTTTGGTGATGGGCAAAGGCAAGCATGAGCTGATCATCCAAATGAGCCGGTCaaaagacaacccagaaaaatggCCCGTCACAGGGGTAAAGCCCACTGACGGCAAGCTTGTTTGGTATATAGACTATGATGCACTCTTAGGATAG